The genomic stretch gaaagaagaaaaataagaagcCAACAAAAAAAAACTGCAACATCAAGTTTAgaactttaaaaattttcgatatgaaaactaaaaaattttggtgttaaaattaaaattttttatctcatggcaaaaaattttcaatgttACTTTTCACGTAAaataaagtgtgatttacaTGTGTAAGtattttttgttgaatttggtcaaatttaattgaacttaattgataaaaatgtttaaatatataacaaaactaaatattaaaattttaccgTAAAAAACTAATGACCCATAATTTAGATGACATATGTCTCTTTTTTAGTttagaaataataaatttgagtCTCACTTAATATAActtgattaaaaaaaagaatgaaaaatttattaatgtacAAAATATTGCTCATATTAAAGAGAAATACTTATAAATCCGAAAGCTTTTAAAAAAATGGATTCATATAGACTAATTTTCTTCTAACAAATTATCTTTATGTTTaaagttaaattaattttaatatttcatgTTTAAACAActgattaaatttaaaaaataatttaaatatatttttaatataattttaaatatttaaatctcTCCAATTTTGCATACTGTTAAAAAAAAGGTGagtcttttgtttttatgattgaaactattaattaataagaatgtttaaatttaaattgatttaaattAAACTATTCATtcgattttatttaaataaaaaaatttattaaaatcgtattaatttaaatttgattgaattattttttttacaaactGCATATATTAGATTGAATTTTAGATTACTTCTCAAAATagatcaaatttaatttaaattgtacaatctgatataatattatttttattattatatttaaaattttatctataatatgtttaatttattatacatatttatgttattcatgtattataattatttagtaaatattttatgaattaaaacaatatttatttattttaatcaatttataattttatatattatgttattgttggtttttaatatattattaaaatttattatgttattattgattatttaagatttaatattaagatttattttatataattatttatttttttaatttaacaaaacCACAAATTCTCTAAAATCCAAATTACTTAAAATTGGATCGCATTATTTGAAAAAATTCATTCAATTAAAATCGAACATAAACAAAATTAGTATTtaaatttgatgaatttttgagTTAAAATCAAGCCAAATCGCACTACAAATACGTACTACTTAGGGGTAAGCAGTAAGCACGATCGGCATTATCCAAAGGCTCCGCCTAGATCCGGTGTGTTTGGGCTAAAATTGGCCCGGCTTGATATCAGGTCAGACCCAAAGGTTAAAATCGCTATCCGGTCTATTAATTCAACCGGGCTAGGGTCAAGGCTCAGTCTTTGGGCCGGTCCGGTTGAGAACTAGTGATTTCGAGCGGTGAGCTCTGAGACCCGAGTTAATTAGCTGATTGTCCCAGATTCACATCCAGTCAGCCGCCCTCATTCTAGCCTCCATCGTAGCTTCTCGGTTCTCATCGCCACAACTCCGCCTCATCCATCACAGCTTCTCAGCTTCGCAAAATTTTTATCAAGATCTCCAAACTAGCAGAAATTTGTAAATATGCAAGTATCACTtcactattttattttattttatttttttgtatatgaTGAAGTAATATATAGTATATAGTCTGGATGATATTTATTGTTGTTTTGGTTACCGTTTAGGTTCTGATAAAGACTAATGAGAGGAGCACACCACAATTATTAGGGTTTTGGTAAATCCCAGATATGTCGACGGGCAAACCCAAAGACGGTGACTTTCAGATGGTTGCAGTGCCTGGAAGCTCAAAACCACCGCTAGCGCCATCATCTTCGAATGCCTTAGTGGAATACACAACACCGGTGACTTtcaaggaggaagaggaggaccTGGAAGTCAAGCTACGCCGTATTATCGATAACGTCCCCGTGCGTGTCAGCAACACCTCCGGTAGTTCTGCCGGTTCTGGCTCCGGTGACTTCCACCAGGTACGAATGCTGTTTTCtgcatttattttttaaaataaagaaataagaaaTTCCCTTGTGGTTTAGTTGTTTGATTAATGGTATTAGTGTTTATCAATGACAAATGATGCCCTCATATTTGTAGTAGAACTTGCACTAAGAATCTAAGATTCTTGATTCAGGAGTAATCAATACAAACTGTTTGATTCAATCTATATGCACAAACAGTAATTACAAAAGGACATGAGTGGGGAGTAGGAAATTTTAGTTTTGGTTTGTGGATAGGGCTGCAGTAAATGAATCATGCCCCATTTTGGATTGTAACAAGATGACAAAAGCAGCATGAAGGGATGCTGCAACTGTATCTATTGTTTGCCTATTAGATCACTGCATTATTCAATTCTTATGGTAGTGATAAGGAGGATGGATGCATAGCTGAAACTTCTCATGCATGAGGCTCAGAAAGAACCATAATGAGGAGGATAGGTGCATAGCTGAAACTCCACATGTATGAATCTCAGAAGGATGGTAGGGCGCAGAAGTTCTATAAGTTGAACGTTTATGCAAGGAGTCGAGGATTACTGTTAGTTTGTACTTGCAGGGGTTAGAATGGAAGGGGAGGGCTTAAAGTGTTCTGTATCAATTTTTCATTGTGACTAATAATTTTTTGCAGCGAAATAGCACTTTTAAGAATGTATAACTCTCCTataccaaaaaaataatatacaacTCTCCTATTTGGATAATTAAATCTCAAAGCTCAGTTTGTAAAACATATTGTGAAGTTTCATATGGATGTTTGATGCGAACTGATTGGCAAAAATGTTGATTTTGATCATTGCATGTTTGTTAAGTGAAGGCTACTAGCTCATTTGATGGGTGTTCTTGATTTTTCAAATGCAaatgacttttgaattttttggtTTCGAGTATCATTTTCTATTGCACAAACTTTGTTAGTGCTTTGGCCACTTAAAGGGATTTAGCTTGCTTCTGTAATTTGTTTTTAAGCGACATTGTTGATGATGCTGATACATCATTTCTTGCACCTGAGATTTCTTGTATTTAATTACGTTTTGGGCATCTGTCATCTGTTcattgattttcttgtttttctagTGTGTGATTGGGCCTACATAATATTTGTAACTTATGAGAATTTAACTGTTCTCTTATCTGTTATGAATCAATAACTCGGAAGGTGATAAATAATTTGTTCTGACTGTTTTTTAACACTCTTCAAATTCTGTTTGCAATAGTATCGGCAAATGCGGCGTAAGGAGCAAGATCGACTTGCTAGGATGGAGGTTGACTACCAGAAGAGGAAAGAGCTAGCAGAATTTAAAATGAGAAGGGAGGAAAGGCTAAAAGCTGCAGAAGAACGGACGGCGAAGAAAAGAGCAAAGCGTCAAAAGAAGAAGCAaaggaaaaaggagaagaagatgaaattaAACAGCGGAGAAGAGCAGCCAGAGAAAGAAGATACTTCAGATGATGGAGACTCTGATAAAGATGAAGAGGCAGCACCTTAGATCAAGCTTTAGCTGTACTCAAACACTTGAAATTTGGTTCAAGCTAGGTTGATTTTGACTTGAGGCCGCATTGATTTGTGATGTTGCATGGGTTTCTTTGTAAGAAGATCATGTTGCTGTGAGATTGACTGATTTTCTACGTCAAGCTTCTTCCCccaaactaaaattaaattagaattgtaTGTTTTCTATTGTATAAACTTTAGCACAATTTAAGATGAAGTTTCTCTCCTGAACGAACATCGTTGTTTCAAAGCTCTGTGGTTAAAAGAAGCGTGCCACTTACTTGTTACTGATGTGACTAAATCATGCGTAAATAAGTAAAACCTTTAAGCATAAGCAAGCTTTGATATGGAAAGTTAGACGAACCAACTTGTCATACAACATATACTGAAAATTAACCATTAAAACAGCTATTTGCATGGAGTTTatgttaaaaacttaaaatacaAAATGCATATTAGAGATATGTAAAATAATTCAGACTGATTTGGTGACTATAGACATGATATTTTTAACATCGTTATGGTGGGTTTTTATTTATAAGAgttgatagaaaaaaaatagtttagtTTTGGGCCATAATTGCTCGTGGTCCATCATAGAGACATTTAGGAGAATAATGGGCTGAAGAAAGCCCAAGTGAGGCCCATCTTATTAATGGGCAGGTGAAAGCGGAGTTTCGTATTTCAGTGTTTGGTATTGGAAGCACCGAAGCACAGGGAGAAAGGCATGCGTGGGATGAGCAAAAACGGAAAGAAGAAAGAGCCACCGTAACCGCAACTGTGTCTGTTAGTAACGTCCGAGTCTCCGCTGGTTGTTATACTCGACAGTCGCGACGCGCCAccactcactcactcactctcCGTACAACCTTCGCCAATGGGAGAAACCACACCTCGCCAACGCATTTCCGTTCACCACGCCCTCGGCGCTGGCCcaggttctctctctctctctccctctctctcgcAATCTCTGATTTCGTCTTCTAAACAAATCCAATTCCGCAATGGATCCTTCACTTCTGATGCTGATAGTCAGGAAAACGATCTGTTCCTATAGCTCTGTTCCGTAACGATGCAATTGATAGATTTCTCCGTAGAAAAAATCAGAAGCTGATTGGTTTGTATTTCATGTGTTTCGGTTTGTGATTTGAATTTGTGGCAGTTGCCGATGTGTTGCTTTGGAAGAATTGGTGTGGCGCAGGTGTTGTTCTGGCTTCGGCTACCGCTTTGTGGTACCTTTTCGAACGAGCTGGCTATAATTTCTTGTCATTCGTGGCCAATGTAATATTGCTTCTCGTCGTTATTCTCTTCTTGTGGGCCAAATCTGCTAGAGTTCTTAATAGGTATCACATTTCTATTGCAATTTTTACGATGAATCGTATCtgctaaaatataatttctaTTGTTAATTTATGACAGAGGAatgctagggggccagcaaTATTTAGGATTTATAGCCATCAAATAGCCATCAATAAGgcttttaatggtgtgagattaatgtgagatttcatccaatggctcactcTTCTTTgatggttacatgctggccagaATTTGATAAAATTGCTGGCCTCCTAGACTTTTCCTTTATTATGATATTCATGACAAAGTGATTTATGCTCTATTTACTGTTCTAATAAAATGTGCACATGGATTGATTTTAACTTATAAGAGTGCAGTGTTCTGAAATTTTCAGAGACATATTATGTAGGTCTCATTTTTCAGTATGCTTTTTGTTTCATCTGAAATTGATTAGTTCTATGATTCAggcctcttcctcctctaccTGATCTGGAGATATCTGAGCAAACCATTGCCAAAGTTGCTGACGTGCTTCAAATTTGGATAAATTGTGCATTGTCCATTGCACATGACATAGCTATCGAGAGGAATTTGCTCCTTTGCCTACAGGTATGCGGCTTTAATTTTCTCTCATCTTTTTGTATTGCTGAATTCAATGCGTTTAATTTTGGGATCAGTACTTATCGCGATAGTTCTGTATGTGGACATGTTGAATCAGGTTGCCTGTGCATTGTGGGTAATATCTTTTATTGGTGGTCTGTTCAACTTCCTGACTTTAATCTATATTGGTAGGCTCTCTACTTCTTTAACTTTCGTACACggatattatattttttatatagtttttgcCTGCATTAATTTGCTGCTgatatttcaataattttcttGATAGGTGTTCTTGTAAGCTTGTCAGTTCCTGTTTTGTATGACAAGTTCCAGGACCAAATCGATGCTAAGCTGTACATGATAAATGGAATTATTGAGCCACATTATAGAAGGATTTCAAGCAAGATTCCAAAACTgtcaaacaaagaaaagaagGTGCAGTAGGTAAGCAACATCTACCTTCATTTTTCATATTTGAACCTGATAGTTGTTAAAAGAGCAAATATTGCGGTCTTATTTTTGTAAGCAATTTATCTATGTGATGAAATGTTTCAATTTTTGCTATACCAAGTACAAACGCAATCTTATGTTGCTTCTACTGGTAGTATATATGCATAATGCTAGTTTGGTGTATGTGGATCATTTCTGTCCTTTTGTCTTACATCTCTCTGTTTTAAGCAGATGACTGTTTTGATTAATCATTTTAACTGATTTAACAATCATAACTGAGTTTTATAAGCAATATGAATGAAGCATTATGTTAAAAACCTTAAAATGGTTTACCTGAATCTTTGGGTTAACTTCTTCAAGTTTGAAATTCAGGGTGCACATGGACAAGCGAAGTCAATTTAGGGGCGTATAAATGAGTGCTTAACATATGAAGTACTTGAGGTTTTTCTTTAGATGGGATGTTCTCGCTGTTTTAATTGATGGTTAGATGGTATGGTAATTCTTGAGACGCAAGATTGACAAATAGCTGCAGCGTAGGTAATATTCTCTTCCAATTTTATATGGTACCCATTGGAAGATGCTTTCTTTGGAATTTTTTAGTTGGGTATGTTACCCTTGTTATGCTTCACTTTGGAATAGATTACTGGATCAGGAAgggaagaaaaatagaaagaaaacaaaggacaTGGGAGAATTTGCCTATCTATTTGTTTCTTCACGATTGTAAGATTGGTTTTGGCCACGAAAAGATTTTGATTAGGTTGGTATTTCGTTATATGATAATTACTGGAAGTATTTATCATCTAAATTTTTTTCCCTCCCCCCAACCTCCTTTTTTCTGTTCATCATCTGTTTATTGTTCTAAGTAGGAATGTAGTAATGAGAATCAAAAGAATTAACTAAATGTGTGGCTTACTGCCACATTTTTGTCATTGCTCCCAGCAAGACGCATGTTTTGATTGGTGACGGTCGTTTCCTTCCTCGACCACGAAGTTTGGTTTCCTGTATAATTGTTGGTATATTTCAGACAAATGGTTTTCCACTTTTCCTTCGTTACGCAATACGTATGTTATTCGTACATAATATTTAGATATTGAAATTTACAACCAAGTAAATCGTTAACCATAGTACAAACAAGTCTATTCAAATTCACGTTTATTATTGAGCAATATTGCACACTTCCTCCAAATTTTAGGTCCCCAAGAATTAGATAGAGCCTTATCCCCAGTACTAGCTACTAAGGCATGTTTATTTCTGTCAtacaaattattatataaacCCCAGACAGACCCACCAAGATTTATGAAGTATGCCTTTGTTTTGAAGATCTTTACCacttataaataaaaatagcaGCAAATAAcactaaataattttatatatccGTATTGGTACAAGTTCAACGGAAACCTTGTATATGAAGTAAAAGGACTGCTTCAGGATCAGCTATGTGAGAAGCGAAAAACAGTTATTcttccttcataaaaccccatgtAAATACTTACTACTGAGCATGAACAGAAAAACGAATCCTGTACAAATCTCggattatttttaaaaagtgaCAACTGCAAAAACTACGTCCAGAATCGACGCTAACAAGACAAACCTTGTTCCTCAAATAAACCTCTACATCCAGAGATAGGAGAAGCATGATTATATTTTTgacgcaaaaaaaaaaaaatacaaataccCAAGGATGGTACCGCAGGTCTAATGTACAATCAATTCTTACAAGTGTTAATTGGTGAGAAGCTTATTAGAAATATTGCTGGGATTTTACAAAACTTGGAACTACCAAATGCCTTATCAAGGCTGAGCATCGTCCATTAACAAAACAACTACTGCAAATGTGGGaactcttaaattttttttccccTGTGCTTTTATCATACGGGAGTGATATTTATAGTTGACCAAAATACTAATGTTGAGGCACACCTTATGCAAACTTGGGAAACGGAGTTGCTTCTGACGGTGGTAATGTGACAGATCTCAACAACTCTAGTGAGAAAACTAGCCCAAGAAAATGAGAAAGAATGGTGTTGGCGGAAGCCTGTAAATCAAAGAAGGATAACAAACATTTCAATAACATTACTCAGTCTCATAAGCTAAaggtttcttttaatttcttgacaattctcaaatagCAGTGGCCATCAGATGTATCCAACTCAATAAGAAGAAGTTGCTTGCAAAGAAAATTGACATGGCTGATAATTTAGAATAAAAGGGAAAAAtgccaaaaataaaagaaagaaatttaCTAACTGCAACGAAAATGCAGTTATGGAATATAATAAACCTACAGGCTACAGATACATGACAGTTAATAAGGTCCACTAAGACTTTCtaatttttcattcaccactaaGCAGCACACAGAAAGTTTCATACTGAGTGTTACAGATTTCTCAAGATAAGAAGTCGTTTGCAATTCATACACAGGCCCCCTACTATCTTTTTATAATAGATAACTTCATAAGATGTTATTTATGTGACAAGAGATCTGTGGTTTCTGCTCTCAGTCCTATAATCCAAGTTCCACCAAATTCTTAATGGGTTTGGGTTTGTAGTAAGAGTCAACAATTAcattttgggttttttttttaagtttagaaTAGTAAACCATGTCCAGAATGTGATTGTCTGTACTTAAAGAGATGGAATCCGAGTCTTAGCCGGGCATTATTCTTCATTTCTTTATATGCACAACTGTTTCTCTCTGAATTACTAATtgaacatttttcttttcctggATGTTACACTAACAAAACTAGCCATTGGTTGTTGACATATTCTTCTCTCAAAACTTTCCAATTTCTTGGTATAACCTAGTTAAGACTCTCTGTCCTACATCCGactaaagataataaaaaaggtTTCATCTACAGTAAGGATTCATAGTATGCTTTACCTGCACCAAAAATACATCCAAAGCAAGAACAGGGCTGTAGCCCGGAGATATTCCCTGATAATATGGGTTGGCAGAGGAAGTGAGAGCCTTTGCAACCAACAATCCAACAGTAGCTTGCATCCCAAGAATAGCAGCACCCATTCCCAAAAGGTTCACTACGATACCATTTTTCAAGCTTTTAATTACATCAGCACGAGGGGGTGCCTAAAACACCAGTGAAATTGTAAGCTACTATCAGTCATACACACATAAAAAAGATCCACATGAGATCAATAATGTTGATGTGGTTTTACAAAAACATCAAAGTCAGAGTCAATTATCTTGGTTTTTGATATCAGAATTATAAACAGAAAACGATTTCGCATTAAAACGATGAAGATGCTTGGGACAATCAGCATTTTCGTCTAACTAAGTAAGGTATTCTCAGAATTCAGAAATTATACACATTCCGAAGTGCATGAATCACATTAGAATTCAACATCATCTCAatcattcataattcacaaaataaaaaataacaatgatAATGCACCTTGGTTGGGTCGCTGGCAGTTCTTCTAAGCTTCTCAGAGAGCCGAATATAACCAAACGACCAAAACACAGAGATGAAAGCAGCCGCAATTCCACCGGCAGTTGCATAAAATGTAGCCGGCGACGTGACTTTTCCGGTGACAACAACTGAAAAGGAAAGTATAACTGCAGCCACCACGGTGCACACTAGCTGACCCCAAAACCCTAAGCTCCCCAATCGCTTGAAGTACCTCGCAGTCTTCTCCAATCTCTTCGACACCTGCACCATCCAAACCGCAACAGTATCATCCATAAGTGTTATCAACACGAAGCAACATTGCCTTGCCGTAAATGCATTTCGAATCGCATCAATGAAACTACAATTTTAAAACCTAGAGATAGGAAGTCAACTCTACAATCCAATAATTTAGAGACACTGAGCTACGAAGCAGCTGGAAATTCTTCTGAAATTCAGAAATCTACATTCATTGGAACTTTAGAGAGAGAAATGCGGACGGCgacaagagagagagagtaccTGATCAAGTTTTGCTTTCTCTGATTCGTCGTTGGAGGGAGAGTAAGCTTGAGAAACTTGAGAGGAAGCGCTCACGACGGTGAAGGGAAGCTTCCATGGACGGCGAGAAACAAAGGAACCGAACAAGGAAGACGAAGGTGCAAGTGAGGGAAGAGGCTTCAGAGAGAGTGAGGGAAGGAAATTCGCGCGGAGAATAGTTCGGGGAATCCGACAGGAGGAGATTGCGGAGGCTGAAAGCGGAGCCGCGGCCGGCGCCACCGTGAACCTCCCGGTGTGTGTTGCCGGCGGAAGTAGCGTTTGCATTGCAGTTTGATTTCtgtaaaagaagaagagaatctgTTTGGCTGCTCACTGGTCTTTCTCCGTCTTCTGCTTTCTCAGTTGCCAACAGTTTTGACTTTTGTAGATctgtcaccaaaaaaaaaatagagctATTATTGGGCCCATCTCCGACGACTCAATATTGATTGGGCCTCTTTTACTACCAAGAATTAAAACTAGCCCAATAGCCTCTCGGTCAAGAGTACAAGTACTGGATCCATGacccaataaaataattaaataatttattaacgAATAGACAGAATTTATTCAGTTTACCAAACTCCATTCGAATAGGATTAATCGAGTTTCTTATGATTTGTAACAGTGTTGTATCTACATGTGAATTATTAAGTATATCAGGTAAAGTGAAATTTATCCTCTGTGGAGGGAAGTATTTGTTTTCTTTAATTGAAAAAACAAACATATGGTAGAACGGTTTACCAGCAATGTTAGGGGACCAGCAATTTTTATGATTGGTAGTCAGTAAATAGTCATTAATGATGATTTAATAGTGTGAGATTGGTATGAGATTTCATTCAATGACTCATATTTTTCTATTGGTTACATGTtggccaaaattcaacaaaACTGCTGGTCCTTAGACTTTTCCCTTAATTAAATACTGTTTTCAGTTTAGTGCCCAAAAATCTGTACATTATTTTGTGGCGTTATATTAGATAGAGAGGAAGATGAAGATCGATCCACAGGGTCACGTGACCAAGTCCTTTTATAAATACTTGGTCACTAAGGTTCTTTTGTCTTTtaccaaaagaaaaataaattttgctTTGTGCATTTGTTTTGTTCATGCATATGCAAACATGTGACGAGGTACTATTGTCATTATTATGGACTTGATATAGTTATAATCAATAGAACATAGGGATAAATATAATACGTGTATAATAGTTTATTGGCTTCATAACGGGCATTGGTGAGAAAGCACTAAAAAGAAGCAAATTGTAGCATATAcggtgaagaaaaagaagcaataatacgatctaaaaaaagaaaagtaaaaaaaagatgttGAGTGGATTTAGATGTGAGGTACAGCTTGATAACCCTTTTAAACAACATTAAATCCTTTATCATAATAGATTGATacataaaaattgaataaaaccATCACTTTACCAGACAACTTTGAATAAAGCAAGTTcgacttttgaattttactgCACCACTAGCCCCATGCTTATTTCCTTATTATATTATGTAGCTAATAAGATAATATATTTTACCATTTTCTTACATGAACCGGCTAAAAGATATAAAGTTCCTCCTGTTTCAGtcgttattattatttagtttaGTGGGACTTTATGCAAAGTTGCAAACTCTTGCTAATGCATACTTAAATATATACCTCATCACTCATCAGTCACTAAATTTGGGATATTATTTAAGTATCATTGATAGTTATGCCTTGTGTTAATACTTTACTTTTTAAACATAATTCATCACATTATGTCTACTTCATAAATGAATTAAAGAGGTGGTTGTATGTTGACTATGGTTATTAGAATCAGATCGAATTGATcgatttgattaatttaataaaaaatcatcCATCAAATAAACCAATCAACAcacaaaaaattagtaaatcagtcaaactgatttttttaattgtttaaaagaataaaatataaaaagattttttgaaaagatatttattttatatataaatattattttattatatttaattcaACTCCAATTAATAAATTTCGGTTAGACTTTTAAACatttaaattggtttgttttttagaaattttaataCTTAATTGAATCACAAATCTATCTATTTATAACATATAAAAGTTGATACCAACTCTTTATACAATAAATTTAAGCTATTTTTTCCTTTCTAGTGATGTCATATCAGCAATTCTAATTACTTGACAAAAGATATAAATCAACTAAtctttctttaataaaaaattgaaaaaatacaaagtaaaagttcatacttattattattcaattaaaatataaaatactaattaaatacaataaatatatatatatatatatatatatattagcagtctcataataataattataaaaaatttcaattacaatatttaaatttaataatttatatacatatatagtgTATAAAACTCTTATTACTACTATATTTATTTGACTtgctttttattattattactgcATTTCTTAATCTCTCATAAAGTCATACTAATTACCAAAAA from Arachis stenosperma cultivar V10309 chromosome 9, arast.V10309.gnm1.PFL2, whole genome shotgun sequence encodes the following:
- the LOC130947381 gene encoding protein TIC 21, chloroplastic, with product MQTLLPPATHTGRFTVAPAAAPLSASAISSCRIPRTILRANFLPSLSLKPLPSLAPSSSLFGSFVSRRPWKLPFTVVSASSQVSQAYSPSNDESEKAKLDQVSKRLEKTARYFKRLGSLGFWGQLVCTVVAAVILSFSVVVTGKVTSPATFYATAGGIAAAFISVFWSFGYIRLSEKLRRTASDPTKAPPRADVIKSLKNGIVVNLLGMGAAILGMQATVGLLVAKALTSSANPYYQGISPGYSPVLALDVFLVQASANTILSHFLGLVFSLELLRSVTLPPSEATPFPKFA
- the LOC130950772 gene encoding reticulon-like protein B11, with the translated sequence MGETTPRQRISVHHALGAGPVADVLLWKNWCGAGVVLASATALWYLFERAGYNFLSFVANVILLLVVILFLWAKSARVLNRPLPPLPDLEISEQTIAKVADVLQIWINCALSIAHDIAIERNLLLCLQVACALWVISFIGGLFNFLTLIYIGVLVSLSVPVLYDKFQDQIDAKLYMINGIIEPHYRRISSKIPKLSNKEKKVQ
- the LOC130947872 gene encoding uncharacterized protein LOC130947872 encodes the protein MSTGKPKDGDFQMVAVPGSSKPPLAPSSSNALVEYTTPVTFKEEEEDLEVKLRRIIDNVPVRVSNTSGSSAGSGSGDFHQYRQMRRKEQDRLARMEVDYQKRKELAEFKMRREERLKAAEERTAKKRAKRQKKKQRKKEKKMKLNSGEEQPEKEDTSDDGDSDKDEEAAP